Proteins from one Chroococcidiopsis sp. CCMEE 29 genomic window:
- the cbiQ gene encoding cobalt ECF transporter T component CbiQ: MKHGLDTYAHLKSPIHRWEPRCKLVALFALIIAFSFVQQLLLLPAMVMVTLVYYSASQLPVSFLLSRLRYPGFFLVAIAVMLPLAVGSTIVFQIGPLAVRQEGLLALALIVTRFLCILTVGLVLFGSAPFLTNVKAMRSHGLPSVLADMTVLSYRYIEQFGDDLARMQTAMRLRGFRASKFSLRNLGILASLAGSLLVRSYEQSEQVYKAMILRGYGHAPQRRRQQFKTRTSDVVALLVTFGVALGFVIAEMILGRY; this comes from the coding sequence ATGAAACATGGATTAGATACCTATGCCCATCTGAAATCTCCCATCCACCGCTGGGAACCTAGATGCAAGCTTGTCGCCTTGTTCGCTTTAATTATTGCCTTTTCTTTTGTGCAGCAGTTGCTTTTACTCCCAGCAATGGTAATGGTGACGTTGGTTTATTACAGTGCCTCTCAGCTGCCAGTATCTTTCCTGCTGAGTCGGTTGCGCTACCCAGGCTTTTTTCTGGTGGCGATCGCTGTAATGTTGCCGTTAGCCGTCGGTAGCACGATAGTTTTCCAGATCGGTCCTTTGGCAGTGCGACAGGAGGGACTGCTGGCGCTAGCGTTGATTGTCACCCGGTTTTTGTGCATTTTGACGGTTGGGTTGGTTCTGTTTGGCTCTGCGCCGTTTTTGACCAACGTTAAAGCCATGCGATCGCATGGCTTGCCATCAGTTCTGGCTGATATGACAGTTTTGTCTTACCGCTATATTGAACAGTTTGGGGACGACCTGGCAAGGATGCAGACAGCCATGCGCCTGCGGGGATTTCGTGCTAGTAAATTTAGTCTCCGTAACTTAGGTATTTTGGCGTCCCTTGCTGGTAGCCTTTTGGTGCGAAGCTACGAACAGTCAGAGCAAGTTTATAAGGCAATGATTTTACGCGGATACGGTCATGCTCCGCAACGCCGCCGCCAACAGTTTAAAACTCGAACTAGTGATGTAGTGGCGCTGTTGGTCACTTTCGGGGTTGCACTTGGGTTTGTGATAGCAGAAATGATCTTGGGACGCTATTGA
- a CDS encoding ABC transporter ATP-binding protein: MKQEIPISYLKNQVEPAIATQGLCFSYAEQPDVLQDISLTIQPGERVGLIGPNGSGKTTLFLLICGVLRPTGGKMLLFGKPVAVGEFRSEIGLVFQNPNDQLFSPSVRDDVAFGPENMGLSSTEVEERVQEALSLTGVQRLADRVPHNLSGGEKSMVAIAGVLAMRPQMVLYDEPSANLDIRSRRRLIDFLQTSKETILISSHDLEMILEVCDRVLLLDEGQIIADGNAREVMGDEQLMEAHGLEKPHSLFTHI, from the coding sequence ATGAAACAGGAAATACCAATATCTTACTTAAAAAATCAAGTTGAACCAGCGATCGCCACTCAGGGTCTATGTTTCTCCTACGCAGAGCAACCAGATGTTTTACAAGACATCAGTCTAACTATACAGCCAGGCGAACGGGTCGGTCTGATTGGTCCTAATGGTTCTGGTAAGACGACTTTGTTTCTTTTGATCTGTGGTGTCTTAAGACCAACTGGTGGAAAAATGCTGCTATTTGGTAAGCCAGTAGCAGTGGGAGAGTTTCGCTCGGAAATTGGTTTGGTGTTTCAAAATCCTAACGATCAGTTGTTTTCGCCCTCAGTCCGGGATGACGTTGCTTTTGGCCCAGAGAACATGGGATTGTCATCAACTGAGGTAGAAGAGCGTGTACAAGAAGCTTTATCACTGACTGGCGTTCAACGATTGGCCGATCGAGTCCCCCACAACTTATCTGGAGGTGAGAAGTCTATGGTGGCAATTGCCGGAGTCCTGGCAATGCGTCCTCAGATGGTACTATACGATGAGCCTTCTGCCAACCTTGATATACGCTCCCGGCGTCGCCTGATCGACTTTCTCCAAACATCAAAGGAGACGATTCTGATTTCCTCTCACGACTTGGAAATGATTTTAGAGGTATGCGATCGCGTACTCCTCCTGGACGAAGGTCAGATCATTGCTGATGGCAACGCCCGTGAGGTAATGGGTGATGAGCAGCTGATGGAGGCACATGGTTTAGAAAAACCCCATTCGCTCTTTACTCATATTTGA
- a CDS encoding aquaporin, with translation MANLLNQQNVRSSLAELVGTFFLTLAALLSGTPYAVGLTLAVFVYAIGDVSGSHINPAVTVGLLINRSIALITGLFYIVAQIVGALLARLVGGLMANVAVDYPTAGVLGEFFGFGILMLSIVAVYEKNVPKSGSGVAIGAALAAGLLTTQGILNPAIAIAMGQTISPGTWAPLLSGVIFTILFRFLANKKPIPPGA, from the coding sequence ATGGCAAATTTACTCAATCAACAAAATGTTAGGTCTTCTTTGGCTGAACTTGTTGGCACGTTCTTTTTAACGCTGGCTGCACTGTTAAGTGGTACACCTTATGCTGTTGGGCTGACCCTTGCAGTCTTTGTCTATGCAATCGGCGACGTGTCGGGTAGTCATATTAACCCAGCCGTTACCGTTGGTCTGCTTATAAACCGGAGCATTGCATTGATTACAGGTTTGTTTTACATTGTTGCCCAAATAGTGGGCGCACTGCTAGCACGCTTAGTAGGTGGCTTAATGGCTAATGTCGCAGTTGATTATCCCACAGCAGGGGTCTTAGGAGAGTTTTTCGGTTTCGGGATTCTGATGCTTTCCATTGTGGCAGTGTATGAAAAGAATGTACCAAAGTCGGGTAGTGGTGTAGCTATCGGTGCAGCGTTGGCGGCTGGGCTGTTAACAACCCAAGGCATTCTCAACCCAGCGATCGCGATTGCTATGGGTCAAACAATTTCGCCAGGAACCTGGGCACCATTGCTAAGTGGAGTCATATTCACCATCCTCTTCAGATTCTTAGCTAATAAAAAACCAATTCCGCCTGGTGCTTGA